The Arachis ipaensis cultivar K30076 chromosome B05, Araip1.1, whole genome shotgun sequence nucleotide sequence CCATTGATCCCTGCTTCCTTGAACACTTCAGGGCTATAATACATCACAGCATCGTTCCCTGAAGCTTGCATGAAGAAGTTAACTCCAATGGCAGCAACAAGAATCCTCAACACAGGCCTAGAAGGTGTAACAAGCAATTCCTTCCATACCCCTTTTCCATTACTCTCATTTCTAGAAGAATCTGCAGCTTCTGATATCTCAGAAAGCCTTAATTCTGCTTCTCCTTTGCTCTCTGATGTTCTAATCAAAACCTCTCTCGCTTCTTCATACCTGTTGAGAGAATTGTGCTCATCAGAAAACTTACTAAATAGTGACAGTGTTGATTTATCTTTGGTGCCGTAACCATCAAGTAACTAATTAATACACTAACTGAAACTAACAAGTAACTAATTTTAACTGTCATAAGTTTTATCCCATCTATAGTTACCTCAGtagaatatatgttaaaatacaaatacatattaaaaattagttaaacaatatatataattaaacataaaTATCTGCTAGTTTAGTAACTGATTTTTAGTGTGCACGTAACATTTATGAAAGTCTTAATATATTTAGTAATACCTTCCTTTAACCACAAGCCAACGCGGCGATTCAGGCATCAATAAGACGGCAAATGCTACAAAAGCGGCCGGAATTGCTGCAAGGCCAAGCATGAGTCTCCAATTGATGGTACATGGAAGGCTTGATAGAGCATAGTTAGATATGTAACCAAGAAGAATGCCAAGATTGATGAAGACTTCAGGTAGGGAGGTGAGGAAGCCGCGAGTGAGAGCCGGGGAGAGCTCAGCGACATAGACAGGGGCAATCATGAGGGAGAAGCCAACACCTATGCCGGCGACAACACGGCCGGCCATGAGAAATGGGAATGAAGGTGCTAGCCCCATTAACAGGGCACCTATGAAGAATGTAACTGCTGCTAGGACTATTGTGTACCTTCTTCCAATCACATCAGAGGTTTTTCCAGAGGCTAGAGAACCAATCAACGAACACACATTCAAGCACCCAACAAGGATCTCTACTTGAACTGAATTGATGTGGAGATCCTTTGTTATGTATATCACAGCACCACTCATCACCCCAATATCTGCATACACATAATCTTTCCTATTCAATTTGAGTTATTATATGCTGAATTTGCAGAATGGTGATTCAAGAAAAACTGACCATAGCCTAAGAGAATGGAGTTTGTGGAAGCCAAAATAGCACCGGCAAGCGCATAGTTGTTGAGATGAGAGATGCTTCTTTGGTTTGAAatactctcttcttcttcttcttctgataTCTGCTGCCTGTAGAAGCTTGATTCAGCTGCTTCATCAGTTTTTGCAGCAGAACAATCTGAACCAGGAAGTGGGTAGTAGTAATCATGGTGGTGCTTCATCTTCTCTTCTTGATGATGATCGCAATTATTGTCTTGCATCTTGGAGAAAAATAATCAATCAAGAAATTGCATATATATCAAGATgtatataataattatttaaattctttCCCCCAAGACAagaaaaaatgttaaaattaaccttaatatatatgtatattaatGCTGAGCTATATGTGGCTTTACCTTGCAAGTCTCATGCCTTTTATTGTTATCCTgattattaattataaaaatttattgccAACAAGGATTGTTGGAAAGGATAAACCATCTGTTGACCAAATCTTTTGAACATGGTAGAATTATAATATTGGATGGCACACGATAGTATATGATAATATAAAACATCACAAGACAAGAAATTAGTAAAATACTAAACGATCTGGATCCACGCGTCTAAAATTGTATTTGGCTGATAAGTAATTATCAATGATTAACATGTGGGTTTACATAAGGGGCCTAATCAGAAaatgaaaaattatttaaaatattcaataaaaaatACTTAATGAACaacttattttaaataataattttgtcGAAATAAGTAAATATTTAACAAATACCAAATTAATTTACATCTTTTACTTTAAAATTATCATCACTAGTTTACTCTTGGACAATTGTATCAATAATTTATGCAGTTTCTGAAGAATAGGAcgttaaattatattaaaaatcatCACATGTGAGCTGTCTATCCATGATGCCATCAAGATATTTTATCTTTTGGTCCAAGCTTAGGTTCTTGCCAATTTGTCTAACGACTACAATCCATCtaagtaaaatatttattaagagAAATAAAGTTTGATAGCGAAAGGTCGACACAAATTCACAGGTATAGAAACAATACGAATTAAATACTATTATATTATTGGTTCGTTTATCTTATGCAGCCGATAAATACTTATCTATATAATGCAAGcgaaattattttaatatatgaGTGTGGAAATATGAAAAGAAACGGAGAGCATAAAAATTTCATAAAGCGAATGTAAAATGTGCACATAAATCTCACACTTATTTCATAGAAAAATAAATCAACGAAAGAAAGCCTAGCTTGTCCAAAAAGCAAGTCACAAATACAAACAAGACGCAATTACAATATTATCCTAGTAAAACCTGTtgacaatatatatatatcttcAATCAACTCATTCTTATCTGGCTTTTTGCTACTAGAAATTAAGATATAGCTCCATTTTTTCACTCCCATATAAAACACCATTTTTATCATTTATATATACCGCATTAAAGAAGATCCTCTCTTCTTAAGAGGTAATTAACGTGATTAAATTGAACACTAGGTCCTACTTGTAAGTTGTGACCAATTCTTTGTGATATTTCTATGACTATATATGCATCACATTTTGATTTGTGACACACAATACAACACATGCTAAAATAATAGTTGAGAAAAGAAGGCAAAGAGTGTCCCACATTCCCAACCTCTCATTATTTTCCACAAATTCTTTTCTCTACTGGCCCCTCTTAAAATGATTGAACTAAAAACGAAAAAGGAAACGAATTCCTcggttgaatttttttaaaagaaaaaaactacATACACACAATATAAGTTTACAAATACAATATTATACTACACATATAttaaaattagccactaaaatcagttattaatataaaatatatgttagaatataaaatatatattaaaaataaattaaataatatttttattacaaaaagatttttaaaattcaatataTAACCAGTTTAAACAGCATACCTATCGAAGATGTGCGTTGCTCTGGAAATTCTAATCTGTTTTAAACACAGGTGAAGATGGGAAATGAAATAATGcataaaaaatattagtagaGTCAaggatatatttatatatgttacaTGAGCCAATTAGTCATGTATAATAGTATAAACTAATTAGTTAGAAAATATTGATGTAGACAAATTTTATTAGTGAGTAATTAAAGAATTAATTTATTAGAATACTGACTAAATAGTTTATTATGTAATTTAGTTTAGTAGCTATTATTTATAGTTGAGAAATATAATATTATAACCACCTTTTTGTGCaataagaaaataaacaaaatagtgATGGAGTTATGACAAAAGTATACACTCTTTTTTACATCAAGCTTCATGAGGTTCTCTCCTTCATTTTTTTTTGAACTCACCAATTTCAACTTGATACGGTGAGCATGGAAAGAAAAATTACAGTGAATGGTTGAGGAATTTTGAAAGAAGCTCATAGCAcaattctttgattttcttcaattttcttttttttgtaagttttttttttttcattcttctcATCTAATTCTTATCCTCTTTTTTTAAACTCAATTGATAAAGTCTGATGAAATTTATGTTGTCTTGCATCGATTTAGAATAGATAAACATTTCCGATCAGCAAGATTGAGGAAAGAAGTTTTTGAATCTGCATCAACAAGGTTCATCGATTCAAATCTCAAATTAGGTTGCGAGATCGAGGAAAGAAATTTTTAAATCTATATCAACAAGGTTCATTGATTCAAATCTCAAATTAGGTTTTGTTCAATAGATATACAAGCATTAGCTGTGTTGGTGAAATCCGAAACAAATTCGTCATTTAATTCAATAGATATATAAACATTAGCTGTGTTGGTGAATCAAATTGATACAATGAATAAATCAAAATACAAATAAAGCTCAAACAAATCTAACTTTTGACCCGGTGAGTCCTTATTTTTTATATCCTGAAGAAATCCAAGATCAGCCATAGTTATAGTTACTTTGGTaggaaataattttaaaaaatgagaaagagaCATGTGAAAGCATTGAAATCTAAGAATAAGATAAAATTTGTGGATGGCTCAATTCAAAGACCACCAGAGGATGATATATTGTTTTGAAGCATGGGACTGTTTATAAAACGCAAAGAATacacaaagataaagaaaaactgtgaaagaatgagaaaaaaaatgatgaaaaatttTTATTGTTGTGGTTGTTGTTTTTGATATAGAGAACAATTCTACCTATTTATactaaattgattttgaattttaaaataagcTAAAACAACCCAAATCTCTAGATGATTCTGTTAGAGAAAGATCAacataacaaataaaaataagataagaatttaATATGCCCCCGCAAGCTGGTGGATGGAAGATGCCAATAATCCACAACTTGGATAAGTTCCGATGAAATGGATGAGGAAGATATGTATATCGTGGTGATGCAGAAACATAGAAGGAGATGTTGTGCTTGAGGAAGAAGGCAGCGATCTTCAAAGAGCGCGATAAGATTGATCTTCAGAGTGCGCGTAGAGAGCGATAAGATTGATCTTCAGAAAGCGCATAAACCGCGATAAGAGTGAACTTCAGAGAGCGCGATAAGAGAGAAGAGCGTGATAAGAGAGGAGGCGCATAGAGCGCGGCAATTTGGGTCCGTTGGAATCGGAAGGATAAGATTAAAAGAATGGATTATTTGGTGAGGTGAGAAAGTATCAAATCAGTAGCAAGAACGAAATTGTTTTTATCAGTAAAAAGAAGTATGGTGATTTCTCATCGGAAAGATGATATCTTATGTATCttcctcaaggaggataccatggttCTCATACCATAATAAAacgcaaagataaagaaaaatataCCATGGTTCTCATACCATAATAAAacgcaaagataaagaaaaattgtaaaagaatgagaaaagaaaagatgaagaatttTTATTGTTATGTTGTTGTTGCTTCTGATATAAAGAATAATGctacctatttatactaaactgattttaaattttaaaataatctaAAACAACCCAAATTTCTAGATGATTCAGTTAGAGAAAGATAAGCATAACAAATttagaaaaagataaatataacaaataaaaataagataagaatttaATAACCGTTGCAACACACACATTATTTCTTGGATTAATCATTCTTTAAGCCCTGAAATTACTCAAAGCGTTATGTGGATAAACTCAATTGAGGAACTGCAGAAATAATTAAGGCACAGATATAGTCATGGTGATGTGTATAGAATAGCAGAATTAGAGGAAGAATTATTTGCAACTAAGCAAGGAGATGCATCATAGATCAGTAACTACCTACTATAATAAGCTCAAGTCAATttgggaggagttggagaatttACGCCCAATTCCAAGCTGCTCAAGACGTCCTGAGAAGTGCAATTGTGAACTAAGCATAATGAAAGGTTACAAAAATGAATCAGGGACAATAAGGTTCCTAGGAGGTCTTAATGATTAATTTTCAACCGTAAGATCTTAGATCATGTTATTGAAGCCATTACCCAAAGTGGATATAGCTTTTGTGTCTCTTTCACAGCAAGAGAGACAAGTGACATGAATGAAGGAATGGAGGAGAAGGTGTTGCTAATCACTTTCAAAAATGATGTTGGCAAATGGCAATGCAAGCAcaaaaggaagaggaagaggggAAAGAGGAGGTTATGTAAATAATGCAAAAGCTGGACGAGGATCCAAACAATGTACATATTATGGCAAGAATGGCCACTTAGCAGATACATGCTATAAAAAGCATGGTTTCCTCCTCATTTCAAGAATAATGGAGCCATGATCAACAATATGGTTGCTAAAGAGAACAATGTTGAGTTaggaaattaactaaattaattaatgatgacaaacattattttattaggcaaaataaataattagtgttgattatttaTGATTAAATGTTGCAGGCTAAAATAAATTGTTGCAGCAGTCCAATACAAAGCAAGCTGAATCTATCTTAGTGGGCCACAAATCAATAGAAGCCCAAAGATGATAAAAAGAATGCAAACGGGCTGAACTTGAATAGAACCAACCCAAGCCCGATTTGATTTCAGCAAGCTAATCCCTCTATCTTGCTTCCAAAGCAATGTTCACTTTTTCCTATCTAAGTCAGAactcagagaaagagagagagaaagcttaGTCCCTAAGTTATTCACCaaaaaagcaagaaagagaaggttaagcaaaAAGGTTAAAGTCTAATCACATACATCAAACTGTATCAAGAAGTCAGAAGCTAAAAGGTGATTTTATTTCCTTATACATGCATCATATCttctcctcttcatcttcaacatTCTGCCAATCTATTTTGGGTACATGGAAAAGATTATCTCTGTTCTTTACTGCTGTATATCTACGGTCTTAAGtgtgtcttggggaccaagttattTTTCAATGGCTAAGATTtgggtttaccattgaaaatacTTGTTTTATGCTGCCCTATGGTTTTCGGTCAACAAAGAAGGGTCAGAATCAAAGTTCCTAATTTGAGGAATAATGGAAGAAAGTGATCGGCTGAGTTGGTGAAGCACACAGCTCGAGAGTTGACCTAGGAGAGAGTaactcagcaacatgcaaggagatacaaaagaggATTTCTCATCATTCCGAAACTaaggagagataaccagtgtTTTGAGTTTTGTATTCTGAGAAGAGTTCTCTGAAGAGgttcatcaacttggacagtACTTCCTAATCAAAGGGGCATTCCGCCAGAAAGAGGAACTAAATCAGAGGCTTGcgaatctggtttatcacatagtgaagaggctgttgaagcatcaatctccttcatgttttactgattgtaatttaattttcaatatttatctttctgtaatttcttgaggtaaaaggcTGAATGAGAGATTCATTAAAAGAGCCTAAGAGTGAAAAAGACAGAGAGATACACATGAGTAAAAAGTCTAGaattatttcagatttctttaggttaattttgtgtcttgtatcttgtacctgtgaggtatccctttcttagttgggttagcactaagagtgaatagttaggtattagcatagccaagtcaagttaggttagaacttgagtgtgaaaagattgtgtcaatcctgtgaattggtgtatgtaatactttaactatagtagaAATtctaccactgttgtggtggagactggatgtaggtttcatagcacaaggcaaccgaaccaggacaCATGATGGTGTTAGCTTCTctcttccatgctctgttctattttctgacattcatgagacaaaatgaaattgtctcataaatttttctctgctgagttcaaacagattcagattGAAAGTTTGCTTTAAAGGGTTAAtttcattaaagtaaaagaaggtcatagattcaaccccattctctaagccttctacaaccttcaaacAATAATAAAATAACCAATCTCAAAAGAAAGAATTTAACAAATCTGAGCTATATTTCACCTTAGAACAAAGAAAGGCATTACTAGCTCTCTTGAACTAACAAGATGCACATCCAACACATAGCATAAACCAAATTATTACCACAATTCTTCCATCAAACTAAGGTATCTCTTATATAATGTCTATTTCTGTTTTAAGTCCAAAATCCTAGGTCATTGATTCAGGAGCAACCAATCATGTTTTATATGTTAAGAATTCATTTCAAAATCTACATCCAATTCAACCTGTGTTAGTTAGCATGTTTAACGGCACAAATACAATAGTTAATACTGCAGCCACGTTTGTGTTCTCTAATCAATTTTATTTGCTGAATATCTTCTATATTCCAAGCTCTAAATTCAATTTGATATCAGTATTATGCAAACTGATTTTTAATGAAAATGAGTGTGAAATTCAGGACAAGATTACCATTAAAACAATTTGTGTAGCTGAATAAAAGAGAGGACTCTATGCTTTTGAGGACCTAACACCTGTTCAAACTACATTACAAGCTACATCCACACTTTTAACATCTACATTGTCTGCACAACATAGGCAAATAGAGCATTATGTACTATGGCATCTTAGATTAGGACATCTACCAAATGATAGGATTGCTGATATAAAAAAAGAATACAAAAATTTGGAATTTTCAATTTGTAATAAGCCTTGTGATTCTTATCATTATACAAAACAAAAATGGTTGCCTTTTATGTTAAGAATATCTAAAAGCATGAAAATCTTTGATATTGTACTCATTGACATTTGGGATCCCATCAA carries:
- the LOC107644372 gene encoding probable polyol transporter 6, translated to MQDNNCDHHQEEKMKHHHDYYYPLPGSDCSAAKTDEAAESSFYRQQISEEEEEESISNQRSISHLNNYALAGAILASTNSILLGYDIGVMSGAVIYITKDLHINSVQVEILVGCLNVCSLIGSLASGKTSDVIGRRYTIVLAAVTFFIGALLMGLAPSFPFLMAGRVVAGIGVGFSLMIAPVYVAELSPALTRGFLTSLPEVFINLGILLGYISNYALSSLPCTINWRLMLGLAAIPAAFVAFAVLLMPESPRWLVVKGRYEEAREVLIRTSESKGEAELRLSEISEAADSSRNESNGKGVWKELLVTPSRPVLRILVAAIGVNFFMQASGNDAVMYYSPEVFKEAGINGEKELLSVTIIMGFAKTCFVFLSSLFLDRFGRRPMLLLGSIGMAASLFVLGLGCNYLQFSDEKPLWAIATCVVALCSSVSFFSIGLGPITWVYSSEIFPLRLRAQGSSLAISVNRLMSGVVSMTFLSISEAITFGGMFGVLAGVMVVGTIFFYFFLPETKGKSLEEIEALFEDEGNTSLRLR